One Telluria mixta DNA window includes the following coding sequences:
- a CDS encoding transposase, producing the protein MDKTKPAPTERREFTKAFKQEAVTRLKATDNATALALELGVRRNVLYKWAETLEKAGAEKAFNGPGRPLAQDEDELTRLRRENERLKMENTILKKADAYFAKRKP; encoded by the coding sequence ATGGATAAGACTAAACCTGCTCCTACCGAGCGCAGAGAGTTCACGAAGGCTTTCAAGCAAGAGGCGGTCACACGCCTGAAGGCAACTGATAACGCGACAGCCTTGGCACTGGAGCTTGGCGTGCGGCGCAACGTGCTCTACAAATGGGCCGAGACGCTTGAGAAAGCTGGCGCCGAGAAGGCGTTCAACGGCCCAGGGCGGCCGTTGGCACAGGACGAGGATGAGTTGACCCGGCTGCGGCGGGAAAATGAGCGGTTGAAGATGGAGAACACCATCCTAAAAAAGGCCGACGCGTACTTTGCGAAACGCAAGCCGTAA
- a CDS encoding TonB-dependent receptor plug domain-containing protein — translation MHIIRSGGAAALLLAVQAGLHAQTAPMQQVVVSADANAQRAQSTTTSIVVGRDEILRQGDGTLSDVLKRQPGITVDASPGKAATIRMRGMGGGYVALLLNGLPAPAGFALESLGPDVIERIEIQRTATAETSSQAVAGTINVILRRAGPARGAAATEVKAGSAVVDGYLAPQLVAQHSGRAGALAYTLVATLRHNENPVTAVTTEAGRRPDLLRRIAWSDHQTEEMAELAPRLTWQPDTSDTVTAQGYVRKRRFDNTKRETETTETGGPTAFPHAVQRFAADPLHAYADVAWTRRLDGGARVTAKLSGYYTTRDAAFVYRGMDLRDDLLETHRVASGPTEREWTFNGSWRRPMWRGHLLAAGWELGRKRRSEYRRERQTDAADALLLASDENYRAGVARGAFFVQDEWDIDDAWSAYVGLRREDLRTTGEGNAHAAVDVHAGAWSPILQALFKPAGARDQFRLAVSRTYKAPNIIQLMPRRYTVDNNNSATNPDQQGNPNLRPELALAVDLAWERTIGKDGMVGVSAFHKRIRDVTLFRTSLADGVWTSTPENLGGATVRGIEFEGRATRGPLAVRVNAARNWSRVDSVPGPDNRIEGQPTYSGNVGLDYGAARVDLGGTWSYRGRVAGRTSAVLSSDDGIKRQFDLYAVWKRDATTRLRLSVADLLHRDYRERVAYDGASPLVRTTAYRVRTTWRLVWEKGL, via the coding sequence ATGCACATTATCCGATCCGGCGGCGCGGCCGCGCTGCTGCTGGCCGTCCAGGCCGGCCTTCATGCCCAGACCGCGCCCATGCAACAGGTCGTCGTCAGCGCTGACGCGAATGCGCAGCGCGCGCAGTCGACCACGACTTCCATCGTCGTCGGCCGCGACGAGATTCTGCGCCAGGGCGACGGCACGCTGTCCGACGTACTGAAACGGCAACCCGGCATCACGGTCGATGCCAGCCCCGGCAAGGCCGCCACGATCCGCATGCGCGGCATGGGCGGCGGCTACGTGGCGCTGCTGCTCAACGGTTTGCCGGCGCCGGCCGGCTTCGCGCTGGAGTCGCTCGGTCCCGACGTCATCGAGCGGATCGAGATCCAGCGCACCGCCACCGCCGAAACCTCCAGCCAGGCCGTGGCCGGGACCATCAACGTGATCCTGCGCCGCGCCGGCCCGGCCCGGGGCGCCGCCGCGACCGAGGTCAAGGCGGGCAGCGCCGTCGTGGACGGCTATCTCGCGCCGCAGCTCGTCGCCCAGCACAGCGGCCGTGCGGGCGCGCTGGCCTACACGCTGGTCGCCACCCTCAGGCACAACGAGAATCCCGTCACGGCCGTCACCACGGAAGCGGGCCGCCGTCCCGACCTGCTGCGCCGCATCGCCTGGTCCGACCACCAGACCGAGGAGATGGCGGAACTGGCGCCGCGCCTGACCTGGCAGCCGGACACAAGCGACACCGTCACGGCGCAAGGCTATGTGCGCAAGCGCCGCTTCGACAACACCAAGCGCGAGACGGAGACCACCGAGACCGGCGGTCCGACGGCGTTCCCGCATGCCGTCCAGCGCTTCGCGGCCGATCCGCTGCATGCCTATGCCGACGTGGCGTGGACCCGCAGGCTCGATGGCGGCGCGCGCGTGACGGCCAAGCTGTCCGGCTATTACACCACGCGCGATGCCGCCTTCGTCTACCGCGGCATGGACCTGCGCGACGACCTGCTCGAGACCCATCGCGTCGCCTCCGGCCCGACCGAACGCGAATGGACGTTCAACGGCAGCTGGCGCCGTCCCATGTGGCGCGGCCACCTGCTCGCGGCCGGCTGGGAACTGGGCCGCAAGCGGCGCAGCGAATACCGGCGCGAACGCCAGACCGATGCGGCCGATGCGCTGCTGCTGGCCAGCGACGAGAACTACCGCGCCGGCGTCGCCCGCGGCGCCTTTTTCGTGCAGGACGAGTGGGACATCGACGACGCCTGGTCGGCCTACGTCGGCCTGCGCCGCGAAGACCTGCGCACGACGGGAGAAGGCAATGCGCACGCCGCGGTCGACGTCCACGCCGGCGCGTGGAGCCCGATCCTGCAGGCGCTGTTCAAGCCGGCGGGCGCGCGCGACCAGTTCCGCCTCGCCGTCAGCCGGACGTACAAGGCGCCGAACATCATCCAGTTGATGCCGCGCCGGTACACGGTCGACAACAATAACAGCGCCACCAACCCGGACCAGCAGGGCAACCCGAACCTGCGTCCCGAACTGGCGCTCGCCGTCGACCTGGCCTGGGAGCGCACGATCGGCAAGGACGGCATGGTCGGGGTCAGCGCGTTCCACAAGCGCATCCGCGACGTCACGCTGTTCCGCACTTCCCTGGCCGACGGCGTGTGGACCTCCACACCGGAGAACCTGGGCGGCGCGACCGTGCGCGGCATCGAATTCGAAGGCAGGGCGACGCGGGGCCCGCTGGCGGTGCGCGTGAACGCGGCGCGCAACTGGTCGCGCGTGGACAGCGTGCCGGGACCGGACAACCGCATCGAGGGGCAGCCGACGTACAGCGGCAACGTCGGCCTCGACTACGGCGCCGCCCGCGTCGACCTGGGCGGCACCTGGAGCTACCGCGGCCGGGTGGCCGGCCGCACGAGCGCCGTGCTGTCCAGCGATGACGGCATCAAGCGCCAGTTCGACCTGTACGCGGTGTGGAAGCGCGACGCGACGACGCGGCTGCGGCTGTCCGTGGCGGACCTGCTGCACCGGGACTATCGCGAACGGGTCGCCTACGACGGCGCCAGCCCGCTCGTGCGCACGACAGCCTACCGCGTGCGCACGACCTGGCGTCTCGTGTGGGAAAAGGGGCTGTGA
- the mtgA gene encoding monofunctional biosynthetic peptidoglycan transglycosylase, with amino-acid sequence MSGIGTLKAGAPARARTGGRRWLKWLVLGPLLLVVLVQLYFFAMVCWWTQFNPSSTSMMRQQLSALREQNPNAKLEQAWVPYSRISNNLKRAVIASEDANFSEHDGVDWDALEKAYERNNKKHRVVGGGSTITQQLAKNLFLSGSRNYLRKGQELVIAYMLEAVMDKQRILEIYLNVVEFGRGVFGAEAAARHYFRTSAANLNAAQAARLAVMLPNPRYYDRHRDTNYLARRTAVIQRRMNAAELP; translated from the coding sequence ATGAGCGGCATCGGCACGCTCAAGGCGGGCGCGCCCGCGCGCGCAAGAACCGGCGGGCGGCGCTGGCTGAAGTGGCTCGTCCTCGGGCCGCTGCTGCTCGTCGTCCTGGTGCAGCTGTATTTCTTTGCGATGGTGTGCTGGTGGACGCAGTTCAACCCGTCGTCCACGAGCATGATGCGCCAGCAGCTGTCGGCGCTGCGCGAGCAGAATCCGAACGCGAAGCTGGAACAGGCGTGGGTGCCGTATTCCCGCATCTCGAACAACCTGAAGCGCGCCGTGATCGCATCCGAGGATGCGAATTTCAGCGAGCATGACGGTGTCGACTGGGACGCGCTGGAAAAGGCGTACGAGCGCAACAACAAGAAGCACAGGGTGGTGGGCGGCGGGTCGACGATCACCCAGCAGCTGGCCAAGAACCTGTTCCTGTCCGGCTCGCGCAACTACCTGCGCAAGGGCCAGGAACTCGTCATCGCCTACATGCTGGAAGCGGTGATGGACAAGCAGCGCATCCTCGAGATCTACCTGAACGTGGTCGAATTCGGCCGCGGCGTGTTCGGCGCCGAGGCTGCCGCGCGCCATTATTTCCGCACGTCGGCCGCGAACCTGAACGCCGCCCAGGCTGCCCGGCTGGCCGTGATGCTGCCGAACCCGCGCTACTACGACCGCCACCGCGACACGAACTACCTGGCGCGCCGCACGGCGGTCATCCAGCGGCGCATGAACGCGGCCGAACTGCCCTGA